The Catenuloplanes niger genome includes a window with the following:
- a CDS encoding MarR family winged helix-turn-helix transcriptional regulator, translated as MSEHPPATDDLAWAVHHLAVAAAELDAAIARRMGLTGGDYLALKHLSISGDPMGPVELGRLLGITSGAATGLVDRLERHGLAERRPHPTDRRRQTVVITPHARQRLVDELRPLADDIAGASAALTGPQRRTVTDTLGRLADLHRRHAR; from the coding sequence ATGTCTGAGCATCCGCCCGCCACGGACGATCTGGCGTGGGCCGTGCACCACCTCGCCGTCGCCGCCGCCGAACTCGACGCGGCCATCGCCCGCCGGATGGGTCTGACCGGGGGTGACTACCTCGCGCTCAAACACCTGTCGATCTCCGGCGACCCGATGGGACCGGTCGAGCTCGGCCGGCTGCTCGGCATCACGTCCGGCGCCGCGACCGGCCTGGTCGACCGCCTGGAACGGCACGGCCTCGCGGAACGGCGACCGCATCCGACCGATCGCCGCCGGCAGACCGTGGTGATCACGCCGCACGCACGGCAGCGCCTGGTCGACGAACTCCGACCACTCGCGGACGACATCGCCGGGGCCTCGGCCGCACTCACCGGTCCGCAGCGTCGCACCGTGACGGACACCCTCGGCCGGCTCGCCGACCTGCACCGCCGCCACGCGCGCTGA
- a CDS encoding DUF4184 family protein yields MPLTFPSHAALPLPLKLWRPRWFDGVALVVGSASPDLAYALDGTALEAVNGTALYQVAHGPAGLPLFCLPVTLACAVLVRRAAPVVAAHLPARPVWLAARDYGVLGASRPAFLVTVLSALAGAASHQGWDAVTDHAPIADLASTVGGAIAALLLAVHIGRRRLLHAWHGDPPAVTTRPGLFWGSPR; encoded by the coding sequence ATGCCGTTGACGTTTCCCTCGCATGCCGCGCTGCCGTTGCCGTTGAAGCTGTGGCGGCCGCGCTGGTTCGACGGGGTGGCGCTGGTGGTCGGGTCGGCGTCGCCGGACCTGGCGTACGCGCTGGACGGCACCGCCCTCGAGGCGGTCAACGGCACGGCGCTCTACCAGGTGGCGCACGGACCGGCCGGGCTGCCGCTGTTCTGCCTGCCGGTGACGCTGGCGTGCGCGGTCCTGGTGCGCCGGGCCGCACCGGTCGTCGCCGCGCACCTGCCCGCGCGACCGGTGTGGCTGGCGGCCCGCGACTACGGGGTGCTCGGTGCGAGCCGGCCGGCGTTCCTGGTCACCGTCCTGTCGGCGCTGGCCGGTGCCGCGTCCCACCAGGGGTGGGACGCGGTCACCGACCACGCGCCGATCGCCGACCTGGCGTCGACAGTCGGTGGCGCGATCGCCGCGCTGCTGCTCGCGGTCCACATCGGGCGCCGCCGGCTGCTGCACGCCTGGCACGGTGATCCACCGGCCGTCACCACCCGGCCGGGCCTGTTCTGGGGGTCGCCGCGCTGA